A genomic window from Halorubrum trapanicum includes:
- a CDS encoding halocyanin domain-containing protein — protein sequence MTDDTTLDRRRFVQATTAAGATLLLAGCSGGGDGGDGSDGSGGSDGSDGGDGGGGSDGSDGGGSGGDTQYLSEEPDYGGWLEGANNYEQTVDATGQDEVTVDVGAGDGLSFGPAAVAVSAGTTVVWEWTGQGGGHNVSADSGAFESETVSEGGHTFEYTFEETGTFNYECTPHSSVGMKGAVVVR from the coding sequence ATGACGGACGACACGACACTCGATCGACGACGGTTCGTACAGGCGACGACCGCCGCGGGCGCGACGCTCCTGCTCGCCGGGTGTTCCGGCGGCGGTGACGGCGGCGACGGTTCGGACGGCTCCGGCGGAAGCGACGGCTCCGACGGCGGTGACGGCGGAGGCGGCTCGGACGGCTCCGACGGCGGCGGAAGCGGCGGCGACACGCAGTACCTCAGTGAGGAGCCCGATTACGGCGGCTGGCTGGAGGGCGCGAACAACTACGAGCAGACCGTCGACGCCACCGGGCAGGACGAGGTCACCGTCGACGTCGGTGCGGGCGACGGCCTCTCGTTCGGCCCGGCCGCGGTGGCCGTGAGCGCCGGCACGACCGTCGTCTGGGAGTGGACCGGACAGGGCGGCGGCCACAACGTCTCCGCCGATTCGGGCGCGTTCGAGAGCGAGACCGTCTCCGAAGGGGGCCACACCTTCGAGTACACCTTCGAGGAGACGGGGACGTTCAACTACGAATGTACGCCCCACTCCTCGGTCGGCATGAAAGGGGCCGTCGTCGTTCGCTGA
- a CDS encoding DUF2249 domain-containing protein, with protein MSELDVREIPPNERHDRIHDAFADLDPGESLTIVNDHDPKPLYYELSAEVPAFDDEAYAVEREGPERFVAELPKAESGGEPEAVRLGDLDDEPHASVFPGAEPKTVRLSLAAGEGVAEHDHPDRTVLFHALEGAFDVALDGENHRVEAGELLRFDGERSVEPTAREDATALIVLAPRGER; from the coding sequence ATGTCCGAACTCGACGTCAGAGAGATACCGCCGAACGAGCGACACGACCGGATCCACGACGCGTTCGCCGACCTGGACCCCGGCGAGTCGCTCACGATAGTCAACGACCACGACCCGAAGCCGCTCTACTACGAGCTGTCGGCCGAGGTCCCCGCGTTCGACGACGAGGCGTACGCGGTCGAGCGCGAGGGGCCGGAGCGGTTCGTCGCCGAACTGCCGAAGGCTGAGTCCGGTGGCGAACCGGAGGCGGTCCGGCTCGGCGACCTCGACGACGAGCCGCACGCGTCCGTGTTCCCGGGCGCGGAGCCGAAGACCGTCCGGCTCTCGCTGGCGGCCGGCGAGGGCGTCGCGGAACACGACCACCCGGACAGGACGGTCCTGTTCCACGCGCTGGAGGGTGCGTTCGACGTCGCGCTCGACGGCGAGAACCATCGCGTCGAGGCCGGGGAGCTGCTCCGGTTCGACGGCGAGCGGAGCGTGGAGCCGACCGCGCGCGAGGACGCCACCGCGCTGATCGTGCTGGCGCCGCGGGGGGAACGGTAG
- a CDS encoding alpha/beta hydrolase — MSRRIPGVDGPHAEATLVTGGAPVAAAEVAVVLVHGRGGTAEGLVRLADEFYRSGATLLAPGAVRSTWFPAPHEAPLSANEPALTSAVDCVASAVDVARDAGVPPERVVLVGVSQGGAVVAEFLRRRPGRFGGAFVVSAALPGEDLAGVEVGAVDGTESEEDGPLAETLVALDGTEDDPYVPPGRVRATARVFARADAAVECRIDTGDGHGLSDATMDRIGDRIEGLLGDG; from the coding sequence ATGAGCCGTCGGATCCCCGGCGTCGACGGACCGCACGCGGAGGCGACGCTCGTCACCGGCGGCGCGCCGGTCGCCGCCGCCGAGGTCGCGGTCGTGCTGGTCCACGGCCGCGGCGGGACTGCGGAGGGGCTCGTCCGCCTCGCCGACGAGTTCTACCGGTCCGGCGCGACCCTCCTCGCGCCCGGCGCGGTCCGATCGACGTGGTTCCCGGCGCCCCACGAGGCGCCGCTGTCGGCGAACGAGCCGGCGCTGACCTCGGCCGTCGACTGCGTCGCCAGCGCGGTCGACGTCGCGCGCGACGCCGGGGTCCCGCCCGAGCGCGTCGTCCTCGTGGGGGTCTCGCAGGGCGGCGCGGTCGTCGCCGAGTTCCTGCGACGCCGACCCGGTCGATTCGGAGGTGCGTTCGTCGTCTCGGCGGCGCTGCCGGGCGAGGACCTCGCGGGGGTCGAGGTCGGCGCAGTCGACGGAACGGAGAGCGAGGAGGACGGCCCGCTCGCCGAGACGCTGGTCGCGCTCGACGGTACCGAGGACGACCCGTACGTTCCGCCCGGGCGCGTCCGGGCGACCGCTCGCGTCTTCGCGCGCGCGGACGCGGCGGTCGAGTGTCGGATCGACACGGGCGACGGCCACGGCCTCTCGGACGCGACGATGGACCGGATCGGCGATCGGATCGAGGGACTGCTCGGCGACGGCTGA
- a CDS encoding VOC family protein, with amino-acid sequence MLSDTPGLHHVTGIVGDAGAHAAFYGETLGLRLLRRTVNYEDRLQYHLYFGDATGSPGSVFTVFPDPNGDPGRTGKPGYEAVAFAVPPDSLGYWRDRLADRGVEAGPIDSDARFGDRGLTLADPSGTRVELVATPENDESDPWTDGPVPAAHAIRGLRGVTALPADPYGTASVLETLGFEYEAESGDRVRYRAPGDRATAVDLLDRDAAYLREGPGTLHHAAVRVADRETLLEWHELFRDRGYDVSRVKDRHFFHSLYVRGPGGLLVELATEAPTPDGPPGPGLADPETTGHATKLSLPPRFEGDRELIESQLPAFDGPGAACGRDETRGTEE; translated from the coding sequence ATGCTCTCTGACACCCCCGGACTCCACCACGTCACGGGGATCGTCGGCGACGCGGGCGCCCACGCCGCCTTCTACGGCGAGACGCTCGGGCTCCGCCTGCTCCGCCGGACGGTGAACTACGAGGACCGCCTCCAGTACCACCTCTACTTCGGCGACGCGACCGGCTCGCCGGGCTCCGTGTTCACCGTCTTCCCCGACCCGAACGGGGACCCCGGTAGAACCGGGAAACCGGGGTACGAGGCGGTCGCGTTCGCGGTGCCGCCGGACTCGCTCGGCTACTGGCGCGACCGCCTCGCCGACCGCGGCGTCGAGGCGGGCCCGATCGATTCCGACGCGCGCTTCGGCGACCGCGGGCTGACGCTCGCCGACCCCTCCGGGACGCGGGTCGAACTGGTCGCGACGCCGGAGAACGACGAGTCGGACCCGTGGACCGACGGTCCGGTGCCCGCCGCGCACGCGATCCGCGGGCTCCGCGGGGTGACCGCGCTCCCCGCGGACCCGTACGGGACCGCGAGCGTGCTGGAGACGCTCGGCTTCGAGTACGAGGCCGAGTCCGGCGACCGGGTGCGGTACCGGGCCCCTGGCGACCGCGCGACTGCCGTCGACCTGCTCGACCGCGACGCCGCGTACCTCCGAGAGGGGCCGGGAACCCTCCACCACGCCGCGGTTCGCGTCGCGGACCGCGAGACGCTGCTGGAGTGGCACGAGCTGTTCCGCGACCGCGGGTACGACGTCTCGCGCGTGAAGGACCGCCACTTCTTCCACTCGCTGTACGTCCGCGGCCCCGGCGGGCTCCTCGTCGAACTCGCGACCGAGGCGCCGACCCCCGACGGACCGCCCGGCCCGGGGCTCGCCGACCCGGAGACGACCGGGCACGCCACGAAGCTCTCCCTCCCGCCGCGGTTCGAGGGCGACCGCGAGCTGATCGAGTCGCAGCTGCCCGCGTTCGACGGGCCGGGAGCGGCCTGCGGACGCGACGAGACGAGGGGGACGGAGGAATGA
- a CDS encoding DUF5830 family protein, with amino-acid sequence MTEPSTREEKLELGVELLAHLEREELDLAAAVDRIETITTSPALTREVLDAAEKRGVIDREGARLRVRRNGTHVEYDSQVVAREGEFECRRCGASISTGHFIRLDAGELGPFGSSCVRKVTGRESESESE; translated from the coding sequence GTGACGGAGCCGTCGACCCGCGAGGAGAAGCTGGAACTCGGCGTCGAGCTGCTGGCGCACCTCGAACGCGAGGAGCTCGACCTCGCCGCCGCGGTCGACCGGATCGAGACGATCACGACGAGCCCGGCGCTCACCCGCGAGGTCCTCGACGCGGCCGAGAAGCGCGGCGTCATCGACCGCGAGGGCGCCCGACTGCGGGTCCGCCGCAACGGGACCCACGTCGAGTACGACAGTCAGGTCGTCGCCCGCGAGGGCGAGTTCGAGTGTCGGCGGTGCGGCGCGTCGATCTCGACGGGGCACTTCATCCGGTTGGACGCGGGCGAGCTCGGCCCGTTCGGCTCCTCGTGTGTCCGGAAGGTGACGGGGCGGGAGTCCGAATCGGAGTCGGAGTGA
- the menD gene encoding 2-succinyl-5-enolpyruvyl-6-hydroxy-3-cyclohexene-1-carboxylic-acid synthase, which produces MTAPNRNVLWANALVDELVAAGVDAVVASPGSRSTPLTVAAAGHDELRVFSQLDERSAAYFALGRARRTGRVTPLICTSGTAAANYHPAVMEASEARVPLLALTADRPPELRDSGANQTADQEKLYGDAVRFYKDLPEPAANDRALRSLRTTVARAVATAEGADQGPVHLNVPLKKPLEPTPVPGDVPDDLPDAAERGRDGPYVDVTHGAPEPGDDELRALATELGDADRGLIVAGPADPPGIDPESVTALAHATGFPVLADPLSGLRYGGHTRVAPVIGSYDAYLSADLAGGEGASGGEDADDADLPDEASEGWADPDLVLRLGASPTSKRLRKYLAETGADQYQVDPAGRWREAEFAATDLVVAEPSRLCARLSRLVGGGSGEPDWRAQWEETDRVAEAVHTRESDAVRDGDGSEHGFHEGDALRAVAGALPDPATLFVSNSMPVRDLDRFVGPTTANVTALGNRGVSGIDGIVSTALGAGSGTTDDLTLVVGDIALYHDSNGLLAVDRCDVDVTVVAVNNDGGGIFHKLPIESFEPPFTESFKTPHGMEFEPLADLHGLGYERIDARPDALADRGESPAERAQAAADDVAAAVSRAHEEDGSHLIEVDTDAESSHRTRERLAAAVERAVHGEETDSA; this is translated from the coding sequence ATGACCGCGCCGAACCGGAACGTCCTGTGGGCGAACGCGCTCGTCGACGAGCTCGTCGCCGCGGGCGTCGACGCCGTCGTCGCCTCGCCGGGCAGCCGCTCGACGCCGCTGACCGTCGCCGCCGCGGGCCACGACGAGCTCCGCGTGTTCTCGCAGCTCGACGAGCGCTCCGCCGCGTACTTCGCGCTCGGCCGGGCCCGCAGGACCGGCCGCGTGACGCCGCTGATCTGCACCTCGGGCACCGCCGCCGCCAACTACCACCCGGCCGTGATGGAGGCGAGCGAGGCCCGCGTCCCGCTGCTCGCGCTCACCGCCGACCGGCCGCCCGAACTCCGCGACTCGGGCGCGAACCAGACCGCCGACCAGGAGAAGCTGTACGGCGACGCCGTGCGCTTTTATAAGGACCTCCCGGAGCCGGCCGCGAACGACCGGGCGCTCCGCTCGCTTCGCACCACCGTCGCCCGCGCCGTCGCGACTGCCGAGGGCGCCGACCAGGGACCGGTCCACCTCAACGTCCCGCTTAAAAAGCCGCTGGAGCCGACCCCGGTTCCGGGCGACGTGCCCGACGACCTGCCGGACGCCGCTGAGCGCGGGCGCGACGGTCCGTACGTCGACGTGACGCACGGCGCGCCCGAGCCCGGCGACGACGAGCTGCGCGCGCTCGCGACCGAACTGGGCGACGCGGACCGCGGGCTGATCGTCGCCGGCCCGGCCGACCCGCCGGGGATCGACCCGGAATCGGTCACGGCGCTCGCGCACGCGACCGGATTCCCGGTGCTGGCCGACCCGCTCTCCGGGCTCCGGTACGGCGGGCACACCCGCGTCGCCCCCGTTATCGGGAGCTACGACGCGTACCTCTCGGCCGACCTCGCCGGCGGTGAGGGGGCGAGCGGCGGGGAGGACGCGGACGACGCCGACCTCCCGGACGAGGCGAGCGAAGGGTGGGCCGACCCGGACCTCGTCCTCCGGCTGGGCGCCTCGCCCACCTCGAAGCGGCTCCGCAAGTACCTCGCCGAGACGGGGGCCGACCAGTATCAGGTCGACCCCGCGGGGCGCTGGCGCGAGGCCGAGTTCGCCGCGACGGACCTCGTCGTCGCCGAACCGAGCCGGCTCTGCGCCCGCCTCTCGCGGCTCGTCGGGGGCGGGAGCGGCGAGCCGGACTGGCGCGCGCAGTGGGAGGAGACGGACCGCGTCGCCGAGGCGGTTCACACGAGAGAAAGCGACGCCGTCCGCGACGGCGACGGAAGCGAACACGGCTTCCACGAGGGCGACGCGCTCCGCGCGGTCGCGGGCGCGCTCCCCGATCCGGCGACGCTGTTCGTCTCGAACTCGATGCCCGTCCGCGACCTCGACCGGTTCGTCGGGCCGACGACCGCGAACGTCACCGCGCTCGGCAACCGCGGCGTCTCGGGCATCGACGGGATCGTCTCCACTGCGCTCGGCGCGGGCAGCGGGACGACCGACGACCTCACGCTCGTGGTCGGCGACATTGCGCTGTACCACGACTCGAACGGCCTGCTCGCGGTCGACCGCTGCGACGTCGACGTCACGGTCGTCGCGGTCAACAACGACGGCGGCGGCATCTTCCACAAGCTCCCGATCGAGTCGTTCGAGCCGCCGTTCACCGAGTCGTTCAAGACGCCGCACGGGATGGAGTTCGAGCCGCTCGCCGACCTTCACGGGCTCGGCTACGAGCGGATCGACGCGCGCCCCGACGCGCTCGCCGACCGCGGCGAGAGCCCGGCCGAGCGCGCACAGGCGGCCGCGGACGACGTCGCCGCCGCCGTCTCGCGGGCGCACGAGGAGGACGGGTCGCACCTGATCGAAGTCGACACGGACGCCGAGTCAAGCCACCGCACGCGCGAGCGGCTGGCGGCCGCGGTCGAGCGCGCGGTCCACGGCGAGGAGACGGACTCGGCGTAG
- a CDS encoding BsuPI-related putative proteinase inhibitor — translation MLDAALAAAETDDGVTLSLRIENAGPDPVTLDFRTGQRAEFTAYPADGDAADADSDRPDPVWRYGAGRMFTQALGSETIGPGETVGYEGTWRDPPAGTYRIVGEATATDRDVRAAAVVAVE, via the coding sequence ATGCTCGACGCGGCGCTCGCGGCGGCGGAGACGGACGACGGAGTGACGCTATCGTTACGGATCGAAAACGCGGGCCCGGATCCGGTGACGCTCGACTTTCGGACCGGCCAGCGCGCGGAGTTCACCGCGTACCCGGCGGACGGGGACGCCGCCGACGCCGACAGCGACCGGCCCGATCCGGTCTGGCGCTACGGCGCGGGTCGGATGTTCACGCAGGCGCTCGGCAGCGAGACGATCGGCCCCGGCGAGACTGTCGGCTACGAGGGGACGTGGCGGGACCCGCCCGCGGGGACCTATCGAATCGTCGGCGAGGCGACGGCGACGGACCGCGACGTGCGCGCAGCGGCGGTCGTCGCCGTGGAGTGA
- a CDS encoding DUF2797 domain-containing protein, with amino-acid sequence MQVVGYETDVASGSPEADGDSERAPNAEADGPIGGGLYVASGGTVDFVDAGPGAELAFGLGERRCAGTVHEGDHVACDAPDAPYCDDHSHVWVCARCTGTCLKDEMDCHETHAMYLAAFAPDVLKVGVTREWRLGTRLREQGADRAAHIRTFPNGRIAREVEAELAAGEDLVDRVRVPTKLDGFGRSVDEAAWEALLDRFEPIERFAFDYGLDLDERPVAETMAAGTVRGWKGRVIVLDRGGSTYAVDARDLVGYELTDAVPERELQSSLGAFGG; translated from the coding sequence GTGCAGGTCGTCGGCTACGAGACGGACGTCGCGAGCGGCTCGCCGGAGGCGGACGGCGACTCGGAACGGGCTCCGAATGCCGAGGCGGACGGACCGATCGGGGGCGGGCTCTACGTCGCGAGCGGCGGGACCGTCGACTTCGTGGACGCGGGTCCGGGCGCCGAGCTGGCCTTCGGGCTCGGCGAGCGGCGCTGCGCGGGGACGGTCCACGAGGGCGACCACGTGGCCTGCGACGCCCCCGACGCGCCCTACTGCGACGACCACTCTCACGTCTGGGTGTGCGCCCGGTGCACCGGGACGTGCCTGAAAGACGAGATGGACTGCCACGAGACGCACGCGATGTACCTCGCCGCGTTCGCGCCCGACGTGCTGAAGGTGGGGGTCACGAGGGAATGGCGCCTCGGAACCCGCCTCCGCGAGCAGGGCGCCGACCGCGCGGCGCACATCCGAACGTTCCCGAACGGCCGGATCGCCCGCGAGGTGGAGGCCGAGCTGGCCGCCGGCGAGGACCTCGTCGACCGCGTCCGCGTCCCCACGAAGCTCGACGGGTTCGGCCGGTCGGTCGACGAGGCCGCGTGGGAGGCGCTGCTCGACCGGTTCGAGCCGATCGAGCGGTTCGCGTTCGACTACGGGCTCGACCTCGACGAGCGACCCGTCGCGGAGACGATGGCCGCGGGGACCGTCCGCGGCTGGAAGGGCCGGGTGATCGTTCTCGACCGCGGCGGCTCGACGTACGCGGTCGACGCGCGCGACCTCGTCGGCTACGAGCTGACCGACGCGGTGCCGGAGCGGGAGCTACAGTCGAGCCTCGGGGCGTTCGGCGGGTGA
- a CDS encoding trimeric intracellular cation channel family protein has protein sequence MTGGVLSLLFGDPFAVMNTVGLVAFALVGASKAVREEFDLFGVAVVGLAMAFAGGVTRDLLVARVPLALRSPVEILLGLVGVGLAVGLSAWLASPDEHPVTLVADAVGLAAFATTGAIVATDAGVSVFGVVAVATINAVGGGALADILLDRAPFILFEDFYASCAVLGGVTYWLVGALGGPSGVAAAACAAVTVALRLVAVARGWRLPTAKRFGDRFGD, from the coding sequence GTGACCGGGGGCGTCCTCTCGCTGCTGTTCGGCGACCCGTTCGCCGTCATGAACACGGTCGGGCTCGTCGCGTTCGCGCTGGTCGGCGCGAGCAAGGCGGTCCGCGAGGAGTTCGACCTCTTCGGCGTCGCGGTCGTCGGGCTGGCGATGGCGTTCGCCGGCGGCGTCACCCGCGACCTCCTCGTCGCCCGCGTCCCGCTCGCGCTGCGCTCGCCGGTCGAGATCCTCCTCGGACTCGTCGGCGTCGGGCTCGCGGTCGGACTGAGCGCGTGGCTCGCCAGCCCCGACGAACACCCGGTGACGCTCGTCGCCGACGCCGTCGGCCTCGCGGCGTTCGCTACCACCGGGGCCATCGTCGCGACGGACGCCGGGGTGTCAGTCTTCGGCGTCGTCGCCGTCGCGACGATCAACGCCGTCGGCGGCGGCGCGCTCGCCGACATCCTCCTCGACCGGGCCCCGTTCATTCTCTTCGAGGACTTCTACGCGAGCTGCGCCGTGTTGGGCGGCGTCACCTACTGGCTGGTCGGTGCGCTCGGCGGGCCCTCGGGAGTCGCGGCCGCGGCGTGCGCGGCGGTGACCGTCGCCCTCCGGCTCGTCGCCGTCGCGCGCGGGTGGCGGCTCCCCACCGCGAAGCGGTTCGGCGACCGCTTCGGCGACTGA
- a CDS encoding ABC transporter permease produces MDSRLTIAGRELAGLRAEKTILLAIGIQLFIATFSSFLVVGLVSMYDPGALDGAEIEVAAAGDAVDDLERAASEVPGATVTPYEDAGAARRAFDRNAADAVVVATRTESGRVSAAVTAPDSTVETTVIVVQLRELLRTYELNERDARASYLEESPLPLPDRSDTSPYFTFTYTVLIPLLVFLPVFISGSLIVDSITEELDRGTMELLRVAPVTLAEIVDGKAAAAIGIAPGQALLWLLLLEANGTSVANVGPILALMTALTTLVVAVAVGIAAVAPDRQAAQLLYSVAVLVLFGGATAMAGGPANAVARLAIDSADATTGVLVVAYAAIAAAAYLGVRRVVAVEGFGR; encoded by the coding sequence TTGGATAGCCGCCTGACGATCGCCGGGCGCGAGCTCGCCGGGCTGCGCGCCGAGAAGACGATCCTGCTGGCGATCGGGATCCAGCTGTTCATCGCGACCTTCTCGTCGTTCCTCGTCGTCGGGCTCGTCTCGATGTACGACCCGGGCGCGCTCGACGGCGCCGAGATCGAGGTCGCGGCCGCGGGCGACGCCGTCGACGACTTGGAGCGCGCCGCGAGCGAGGTGCCCGGCGCCACCGTCACGCCGTACGAGGACGCGGGCGCCGCGCGGAGGGCCTTCGACCGGAACGCGGCCGACGCGGTGGTGGTCGCGACCCGCACGGAGTCGGGGCGGGTGTCGGCCGCCGTCACCGCCCCGGACTCCACCGTGGAGACGACGGTGATCGTGGTGCAGCTGCGCGAGCTGCTGCGGACCTACGAGCTGAACGAGCGCGACGCCCGCGCCTCGTACTTGGAGGAGTCCCCCCTGCCGCTGCCCGACCGGAGCGACACCAGCCCGTACTTCACGTTCACGTACACCGTGTTGATCCCCCTGCTCGTCTTCCTCCCGGTGTTCATCTCGGGGTCGCTGATCGTCGACTCGATCACCGAGGAGCTCGATCGGGGGACCATGGAGCTGCTCCGCGTCGCGCCCGTCACGCTCGCGGAGATCGTCGACGGGAAGGCCGCCGCGGCGATCGGGATCGCTCCGGGCCAGGCCCTGCTGTGGCTGCTCCTCCTCGAGGCGAACGGCACCTCGGTCGCGAACGTCGGCCCGATCTTGGCGCTGATGACCGCGCTGACGACGCTCGTCGTCGCGGTCGCGGTCGGCATCGCGGCGGTCGCGCCCGACCGACAGGCGGCCCAGCTGCTCTACTCGGTCGCGGTCCTCGTGCTGTTCGGCGGCGCGACGGCGATGGCCGGCGGCCCCGCGAACGCGGTCGCCCGGCTCGCCATCGACAGCGCGGACGCGACGACGGGCGTCCTCGTGGTCGCGTACGCCGCTATCGCCGCGGCGGCGTACCTCGGCGTCCGACGAGTCGTCGCGGTCGAGGGATTCGGTCGCTGA
- a CDS encoding ABC transporter permease, with the protein MIDRLRRVGRRLAVGVRRVLRVARWESARASGGVDRRTLAAGVALLLVAGGVVGVGVATGVAGLDVDRDVYRVGVDAESPYADAIEDAPSLRPIPGGTASLGDTADAVVVTVVEPGSGDGGSIDAADVEEVVVRASDTRKGEAAAASVREAVASHNERLMRAEPNRTAAFPVVVTLRYVGRSAGVDDGATLGGGDGGTEGGSTGDSDGGTGGSDGGGGATDGDGGDGTSGGDGGDGTGDAGSVEGGAGSEDGGGFAVPSIGGAAFGADTVGSPGSITPPFPFTSLLLAFVFLVPMNFLIQAYGSSILDERTNRRGEPLLVTPLSPAEIVAGKTLPYAAAAAVVTSLIALLVGGGALSVVAVAPVAATFLGATFVGAMFARSFKELTFVTVGVSVLLTTYAFVPAIFTNVTPVALVSPLTLVVFDLQGEAVSAGEVLFSTAPMAVGAALLFGLGLGVYREEDMFSQKPVTRKFLDALAVRLSPIPAGGGLLNRDRLRALGSVALLTACTIPFVFVAELLAVAVLFALPVTVSIPVLLVTIAFVEEVAKSVGLYAGFERGVFERTDGFGDGGGESRGGGDGALRVALAVGFASGTGFFLAEKVTAVVQAVGLTELFLGRAAFADVAGLSGLPPLALAALFFAPLVLHVAATSVASVGASRGRTAYALALTLATLGHAAYNVGVVSLG; encoded by the coding sequence GTGATCGACAGGCTTCGCCGCGTCGGCCGACGGCTCGCGGTCGGCGTCCGCCGCGTCCTCCGGGTCGCGAGGTGGGAGTCCGCCCGCGCGTCCGGGGGCGTCGACCGCCGGACGCTCGCGGCCGGCGTCGCCCTCCTCCTCGTCGCCGGCGGCGTCGTCGGCGTCGGCGTCGCGACCGGCGTCGCCGGGCTCGACGTCGACCGGGACGTGTACCGGGTCGGCGTCGACGCCGAGTCGCCGTACGCGGACGCGATCGAGGACGCGCCGTCGCTGCGCCCGATCCCGGGCGGGACGGCCTCGCTCGGCGACACCGCCGACGCGGTCGTGGTGACCGTGGTGGAACCCGGCTCCGGCGACGGCGGATCGATCGACGCCGCCGACGTCGAGGAGGTCGTCGTGCGCGCGAGCGACACGCGGAAGGGCGAGGCGGCGGCCGCGTCGGTCCGCGAGGCCGTCGCGTCGCACAACGAGCGGCTGATGCGCGCCGAGCCGAACCGGACGGCCGCGTTCCCGGTCGTCGTCACGCTCCGGTACGTCGGCCGATCGGCCGGCGTCGACGACGGCGCGACGCTCGGCGGCGGCGACGGCGGGACCGAGGGCGGGTCGACCGGCGACTCCGACGGAGGGACCGGCGGGAGCGACGGCGGGGGTGGGGCGACGGACGGCGACGGCGGCGACGGCACGAGCGGCGGCGACGGCGGCGACGGCACGGGCGACGCGGGATCAGTCGAGGGCGGCGCGGGTTCGGAGGACGGCGGCGGTTTCGCGGTGCCCTCCATCGGCGGCGCGGCCTTCGGCGCGGACACCGTCGGCTCGCCCGGCTCGATCACGCCGCCGTTCCCGTTCACCTCGCTGCTCTTGGCGTTCGTCTTCCTCGTGCCGATGAACTTCCTGATCCAGGCGTACGGCTCCTCGATCCTCGACGAGCGGACGAACCGCCGGGGGGAGCCGCTGCTCGTCACGCCGCTGTCGCCGGCGGAGATAGTCGCCGGCAAGACGCTGCCGTACGCGGCGGCCGCCGCGGTCGTCACGAGCCTCATCGCGCTCCTCGTCGGCGGCGGCGCGCTCTCGGTGGTCGCGGTGGCGCCGGTCGCGGCGACGTTCCTCGGGGCCACCTTCGTCGGCGCGATGTTCGCGCGCTCGTTCAAGGAACTCACCTTCGTGACGGTGGGCGTGAGCGTCCTCCTGACCACGTACGCGTTCGTGCCGGCCATCTTCACGAACGTGACGCCCGTCGCGCTCGTCTCGCCGCTGACGCTCGTCGTCTTCGACCTCCAGGGCGAGGCCGTCTCGGCGGGCGAGGTGCTCTTCTCGACCGCGCCGATGGCGGTCGGCGCCGCCCTCCTCTTCGGCCTCGGCCTCGGCGTCTACCGCGAGGAGGACATGTTCTCGCAAAAGCCCGTGACGCGGAAGTTCCTCGACGCGCTCGCCGTCCGGCTCTCCCCGATACCGGCTGGCGGCGGGCTCCTCAATCGCGACCGACTCCGCGCGCTCGGCTCGGTCGCGCTCCTCACCGCCTGCACGATCCCCTTCGTGTTCGTCGCGGAGCTTCTGGCCGTCGCGGTGCTGTTCGCGCTGCCGGTCACCGTGTCGATCCCGGTGCTGCTCGTGACGATCGCGTTCGTCGAGGAGGTCGCGAAGAGCGTCGGGCTCTACGCCGGCTTCGAGCGCGGCGTCTTCGAGCGGACCGACGGGTTCGGCGACGGAGGAGGAGAGAGCAGAGGGGGAGGCGACGGAGCGCTCCGCGTCGCTCTCGCGGTCGGATTCGCCTCGGGAACCGGGTTCTTCCTCGCGGAGAAGGTCACGGCGGTCGTCCAAGCGGTCGGTCTCACCGAGCTCTTCCTGGGCCGCGCCGCCTTCGCCGACGTGGCCGGGCTCTCCGGGCTGCCGCCGCTCGCGCTGGCGGCGCTGTTCTTCGCGCCGCTCGTCCTCCACGTCGCCGCGACGAGCGTCGCGAGCGTCGGCGCGAGCCGGGGGCGGACCGCCTACGCGCTGGCGCTGACGCTGGCGACGCTGGGGCACGCCGCGTACAACGTCGGGGTGGTGAGCCTTGGATAG